The Apibacter raozihei DNA segment TTTTACAGACAAGAACAGATTTATTTTTGATTTCCTGTAAAGTTTCTCCATTAAATCAGATTGAGATTATTATAGACGGTGATGAAGGTGTTTCCGTACAGGATTGTTTAGATTGTAGTCGTGCAGTAGAAAATAATTTAGACAGAGAGGAAGAAGATTTTGAATTGTCAGTATATTCTGCGGGGATTTCAAATCCGTTGGAGCTTCCAAGGCAATATCACAAAAATGTAGGAAGAGATTTAAAAATAACAAAAGTGGATGGTGTAGAGGTTGAAGGGGTGTTAACCGAATCTACGGAAGAATATGTAGTTTTAGAATGGAAAGAAAGAAGGCCTA contains these protein-coding regions:
- the rimP gene encoding ribosome assembly cofactor RimP codes for the protein MKLKDKVDTLLNDFLQTRTDLFLISCKVSPLNQIEIIIDGDEGVSVQDCLDCSRAVENNLDREEEDFELSVYSAGISNPLELPRQYHKNVGRDLKITKVDGVEVEGVLTESTEEYVVLEWKERRPKQIGKGKETVELKEQIPYNDIKKAIIIIKF